Within the bacterium genome, the region TCTTCCGACCACCGACGAGCTCGCGACGTTCGAGAACACCATCAGCCGCCACACGATGCTCCACGAGGACCTCAAGCTGATGTTCAACGCGCTGCCGAAGGACGCGCACCCGATGGCGGCGTGTTCGACGATGGTCGGCGCCCTCTCCACCTTCTACCCGGATTCCCTGGATCCCCGGGACGACCAGGAGGTCGAGATCTCCGTCCACCGCCTGATCGCGAAGCTGCCGACACTGGCGGCCTACGCGTACAACCATTCGATCGGGCAGCCCTTCCTCTATCCGCTGAACGAGCTCGACTACGTCGGCAACTTCCTTCGCATGATGTTCGGCAACCCGTGTGAGGACTTCGAGGTCGACCCGGTCGTCCGGAACGCGCTCGACCTGCTCTTCATCCTCCATGCCGATCACGAGCAGAACTGCTCGACGTCGACCACGCGCCTCGTCGGCTCGTCGATGGTGAACCTCTTCGGGACGATCTCCGCCGCGATCAACGCGCTCTGGGGTCCGCTCCACGGCGGCGCCAACCAGGCGGTGATCGAGATGCTCGAGTCGATCCACGCCGAGGGCACGAGTGCGCGTGACTACCTCGAGCGAGCCAAGAGTGGCGACGAGAGCGCACGGCTGATGGGCTTCGGCCACCGCGTCTACAAGAACTACGACCCGCGCGCGAAGGTGATCAAGAAGGCCTGCGACGACGTCCTCGAGCGCATGGGCATCCACAGCCCCCTGCTCGAGATCGCCAAGGAGCTCGAGGAGATCACCCTCAAGGACGACTACTTCGTCGAGCGAAAGCTCTACCCGAACGTCGACTTCTACTCGGGCGTGATCTACAACGCGATCGGCACGCCGGCGAACATGTTCACCGCGATGTTCGCAATCGGTCGACTCCCGGGCTGGATCGCCCAGTGGAAGGAGCTCCACGACGATCCGGCGTTCAAGATCGGCCGCCCGCGCCAGATCTACACGGGGCCGACCAAGACGGCGTACGTGCCGATCGACAAGCGTTAGGCCGCAGCGCGCATGAGTCCTTCGAACGAGGCGCCGCGGGCCGAGCCCCGGCGCCTCGGTTCGTATACGACCGCCAAAGTCTGCAGGGGCCGCGTGGAGCGCCTCGAACAGCACGTCGCGAGGCTACGACGTGACGCAGCGCGCCTGGGGCTCCCGCTCCCCGACGCGCGGGAAGTCGAGCGGCTCTTCCTCACGACCGCACGCGTCGAGTTCGGCGGGAACGACGGGATCGTTCGCCTCGAGTGGTCCCACTTGCCCGGCGAGCCCCCGGAGCTCCTCGCGAAGCCGCGCGCGTTCAAACCATTGCCCGACCGCTGGCGCGCCGCGAGCTCGAAGAACGTCCATCCGGGTCGTGAGTTCCGCGCGAACACCAAGTACGTCGACGTGACGACCTACGATCTCGGGCGCGAGGAAGTCGCCGCGAACGACATCGAGGAGGTCCTCCTCTTCGACGGAGACGGGTTCCTGGTCGAAGGGGGCCACTCCAACTTCGTCGTCGTGACCGAGTCGGGCGACCTCGTGACGCCCGACTTCGACCTGGGCGGGGTCGAGGGCCTGGGCCTCGCGGTCCTGCGCCACGGCCGCCCCGAGCTCGGCTTCGCGCG harbors:
- a CDS encoding citrate synthase, with translation MSETAELRVGDKTLELNVIEGSEGEKGIDITKLRAQTGYITLDPGYANSGSCQSAITFIDGEEGILRYRGIPIEELAENSNFMEVSYLLVNGHLPTTDELATFENTISRHTMLHEDLKLMFNALPKDAHPMAACSTMVGALSTFYPDSLDPRDDQEVEISVHRLIAKLPTLAAYAYNHSIGQPFLYPLNELDYVGNFLRMMFGNPCEDFEVDPVVRNALDLLFILHADHEQNCSTSTTRLVGSSMVNLFGTISAAINALWGPLHGGANQAVIEMLESIHAEGTSARDYLERAKSGDESARLMGFGHRVYKNYDPRAKVIKKACDDVLERMGIHSPLLEIAKELEEITLKDDYFVERKLYPNVDFYSGVIYNAIGTPANMFTAMFAIGRLPGWIAQWKELHDDPAFKIGRPRQIYTGPTKTAYVPIDKR
- a CDS encoding aminotransferase class IV, translated to MSPSNEAPRAEPRRLGSYTTAKVCRGRVERLEQHVARLRRDAARLGLPLPDAREVERLFLTTARVEFGGNDGIVRLEWSHLPGEPPELLAKPRAFKPLPDRWRAASSKNVHPGREFRANTKYVDVTTYDLGREEVAANDIEEVLLFDGDGFLVEGGHSNFVVVTESGDLVTPDFDLGGVEGLGLAVLRHGRPELGFARLDRAALTRAREVMSVNAVRGVVPIVAIDGRPVGSGAPGPTSHRLQAVFGRR